In a single window of the Nicotiana tomentosiformis chromosome 8, ASM39032v3, whole genome shotgun sequence genome:
- the LOC104086768 gene encoding uncharacterized protein has translation MAFYLDEEEVWRCPKHPSKRRRNGVCPVCLKDRLVILCPDCANVRPCACYASASSSSSSASSSFSLFSSSSGRSGGGGGGGGGGCEGIGSVARVSKLVESEPAFQRSRSAGIPFLRSRDKNSAARRNQPPICNDKIIKTPSVWSVFKLSKSKRSGELKKEEVKGKANVKANIHHVNIINEFSDSRIDDFARMMNRSRSMSVAITSVSGAGESPSKSKGWHFPSPMKVFRQSKRSPLYRG, from the coding sequence ATGGCGTTTTATTTAGATGAAGAAGAAGTGTGGAGATGTCCAAAACACCCTTCGAAGCGACGGAGGAATGGAGTTTGCCCGGTTTGTCTCAAGGACAGGCTCGTCATTCTTTGCCCTGACTGTGCTAACGTACGCCCCTGTGCATGCTACGCCTCTGCGTCGTCGTCTTCTTCCTCCGCTTCCTCTTCGTTTTCTCTCTTCTCCTCATCCTCCGGTCGTAGCGGCGGCggcggaggaggaggaggtggtggTTGCGAAGGAATTGGCTCCGTCGCACGAGTTTCGAAGCTTGTAGAAAGTGAGCCGGCGTTCCAGAGATCAAGATCCGCCGGAATTCCGTTCCTCCGATCGCGAGACAAAAATTCCGCCGCCCGGAGAAATCAGCCGCCGATTTGTAACGACAAGATTATCAAAACGCCGTCGGTTTGGTCGGTTTTCAAGTTGAGTAAGAGTAAGAGAAGCGGAGAATTAAAGAAGGAAGAAGTGAAAGGAAAAGCGAATGTGAAAGCGAATATTCATCATGTCAATATTATTAACGAATTTAGTGATAGTAGAATTGATGATTTTGCGAGGATGATGAATAGATCAAGATCAATGAGTGTGGCGATAACGTCAGTTTCCGGCGCCGGTGAGTCGCCGTCGAAGTCGAAAGGATGGCATTTTCCAAGTCCAATGAAAGTCTTCCGTCAATCGAAACGTTCGCCTTTGTACAGAGGTTga